The Chelonia mydas isolate rCheMyd1 chromosome 20, rCheMyd1.pri.v2, whole genome shotgun sequence genome includes the window GGGGGTGGTGActcccagggagctggagggtgagggggggtTTGACTGGCTCCTGCATTGGAACTCCTGCCCTGTCTctaactgcccccctgccccacagagccgcGTCCCCCTCGGGCCTGATGTCCCCCAGCCGTCTGGGCAGCCAGAGCCGTGAGCGGGACTGGGAGAACGCATCAACTGCCTCGTCACCTGCCTCTGTGCCAGAGTACACAGGTGAGACAGACACCCAGAcaccaccctgccctcccccaactCTGTGCCTGAGTACATgaatgagaccccccccccctcctcctcctcccacactgcCCCTACTCGGGCCCAGAGTACACGGGTGagtacccctgccctgcctccccttcATCCCCCACCTCTGACCCTGGTGAGacctcccctgctgcccttcctccagcccagagcacatGGAAGagagacccctccccctgctttgtGCCTGAGTACAAgggtgagacccccccccccgccctgcctcccCATACCTCTACTGCTCCTCCAgatcccctcctgccctgccttcCCCTACCAGCCTGTCTCCATCCAGAGTATGTGGGTAAGATCCCTGCCCAttgccccatttcccccccccgccttgcctttaccccactgcctcctcccagccTCCATCCCCAAGTAAACAGGTGAGAccccttccttctcctgctctgcctccaccgCCCCTACTTCCATCCCTGAGTACCCAGGTGCCAGGCCCCCAGCTGGGGAAGTCTCTGGGAGGAAGCCCTTCGCTTCACTCTTCCTCCAGGACAGGCCACAGAGCctccctgcttcctgcccagcGAGTCCAGCTGAGACAGACCCTGGTAGAGATCCGTCCACTCCGCAGGGCCCAACGCCCCTCAGCCCAGGTGTCGGGGCCACTCACCCAGCGTTGTCAGCACAGTCGGGTTTCTTAGCCACCTGGACCCCAGCCTGGGAAGTCCTTAGGCCAGCCCAGAGCAATGATGGGTGCCGTGAGCCTGGCCAAGCCCCTACATTCAGGCTCTGTCTGACCTCCTTGGCTAGATCCCAGGTGGGAGCCCCGACTCCTTCCAGCAGCTaatgctcccccaccccgctcccttgTCTTCGAGCTGGGGTCTGTGCTCTGTGGCAAGGCTGGGAAATCCCTCTCCTGTGGGTGCTGGGGCAAGGTGCCAGTGTCCTGTACCATTGTTTTCTCACATTTTCGGTTAAGGACTGGCTGAGGCCAACCCCTGTTTAAAGGCCCATGCTGGCTCAGTGCCATTTAGACCTCTGtctcttagcctgccctgagagcaaacagtcCTCCCACATGCAgaatataggggaaactgaggcacagaggattCATTAAAAAGTTCCCACTTTGTGATAATggctgagaccccccccccccccccttttcccaccCAGGCTCTCACCTGCCTCCAcctcctgctgccttccccagTCCTGAGTACACAGCTGAAGtcaccttctcccccacccctagctGACACCTCCATCCCCCGGATATTGATTAGAACTACCTGGGCTGGTCTGTTGGCTGGCTGGGGCCCAGTGGGAggtcccctgggggtgggggcagggcctggtggGGCAGTTCCTAGATCACTGGGTCTAGCTCTAACCCACTCTCCCTGGCAGGGCCCAAACTGTACAAAGAGCTGAGTGCCAAGTCCAACAAGCACATCATCCACAACGCACTGTCACACTGCTGTCTGGCTGGCCGTGTCAACGAGCCCCACAAGAACAAGATCCTGGAGGTGAGGGGTAGGGGaggggcgggcaggcaggcagtcTTACTTCCCCCATCCCGGAGCAGGCAGTGACTGGGGTATGGCTGGGGGGTGAATGGGTTAGGGGGCCCTTGTATTGGGGGGTTGAGGGCTTGCCCGGTCTCTTaacctcccctctgccccccaggagaTGGAGAAGAGCAAAGCCCACCACTTCCTGATCCTGTTCCGAGACTCCAGCTGCCAGTTCCGGGCACTCTACACGCCAGCAGGGGAGACGGAGGAGCTGATGCGCTTGACGGGCTACGGTCCCCGCACCATCAACCTGGCCATGATTGAGGGCATCTACAAGTACAGCTCAGACCGCAAGCGCTTCACCCAGATCCCCACTAAGACCATGTCCATGAACGTTGACGCCATCACCATCCAGGGCCACCTCTGGCAGACCAAGAAGCCGGGCACCCCCAAGAAGCCAGGCACCCCCAAATAACCTCTCCTGGCCTCTCTGGGCTGAGAGCCCttcacacagctgctgctgcaggacccCTGTGCCCTGGCTGTGTGCCCAGGCAGGGCCCAGCAAAGGGGGAAGGGCTTATCCTGGGAACTGCCAAATACACTAAAACTATGGGGTCAAAGGGCATGGGGGGAGAGCTGCCTTGGTAAGGCCTGGCCCTACCCCCACCCtaggctgaggggaggggctaGGTGCCCCTAGACTGGCTactctgctctctgcccccctcccaaccATCTGAATGTCAGACTGCACCCCAGGGGcatgtctctccccctccctccatgaggTGTGGATCAGGGTCTGGCCCCTGGGCTGTGTATATTATACATAACTATACAGAAATTGAGCTATTTAAATGATTTTGCAATGATTTGTATATAGTGAATTGCATTTGATAAGCAGGTTGGGATGGGCCTGGTGTGGGGgacaaggggtgggtgggtgtctgtctgtctccatgtcTTGTCTATTTTGTATCTTCTAAGCTTCTGTCACAATGGAATTATGTGTTTGAACTCCCCCCTCCTTGCAGGAGGGGTGCTGGGCACAGGACTAGGTACCAGGGGCACTGCCTCaggccctgggtgggaggggaccTGGCCTCTGGGAAATGAGACAGCCTGGCCTGAGCCCacctgcagctgccccagggagcaggacTCCCTGTGCCcatagctccccccacccctcctagcCCAGGTGGCTGCTGTCTGTGCCCCTGTTTGGGGCTGGAGTGCTGTCCTGCCAGCCCCATCCCTTCCTGGGTGGCTGTGTCCAGCTGGGAGGGGCCTGCTCCCTTCTAaggggctggctggagctgagcctGGTCAGTGACACCCCCCAGCACAGATGCCTGGGCCTGGTCAGGTGATCCCCCTGGGCCCCCCAAGCACTGATACCTAGGTgaaaggggggcagggcctgctggCTCCTTGTGGCAGAGAGGGTGCTAGGCAATGCTGTAATGAGCTGGCAGGGACCTCACCCTGTCACTTAATAAAGTAACTTAAAGGTACTTCTGTCTCTGCCTGGTTCCTCCTCAGAAGAGCAGCCTCAGCCTGCTGCCCCAGCACACCAGGGAATTGGGCTCCAGGTGTCAGGGAGCCTGGGTTCCAACCCCAGCTTAGGGAAGGGTGAGTCAAGAAGATCCACGCTGGGGGGCCTGGGCATCAGGACTGCCAGAGGAGGCTTCTGGTTTCAGTTGAATCCCACATGGAAAATTTTTCCTTGTGGTTTTATGGTGGAAAAACAAACTTCTCAATGCTCTGGCCCAGCGCTTGCTGGTGCTCAGAGCCTGAGCCAAGGGCTGCATGTGGAAAATGGGGACCTGGTCTCCTGGCCTGCAGTGACTGTGCCCCCCTGCCTGACAGCAGGAACTGCCCATGCAGGCTCTGATGTAGCTCCACCCCTGTATCAGCTGGTCCAGGGGGTCAGAACTGGTGCTGACCAGTATATTTAATGCTAATGCTGCCCCCTCCTGCAGGGACCTTTAATGCTCAAAGCTGCCTGGGCTGCagtccagctccagccccccacctcaCATCATCCCTCTTGCTCTGACAGCTTGGCTGGACCTGGCCAGAACCAagggtccctctcccccagccctgacctaGACTGGCATGGTGCAGTTGTGGGGAGGGCCTCCCCCAGGGCAAGCCCAGCCTCTGGCCCTGCTAGTTTGAGCTGCGGGAGCCTATGGCAAGgaggctcctgtcctggggtgaaCAGCCTCTTCCAGGCCCCTGCTGCATTGTCACCACATCCCTGCCCAGCACAAGGTGAGGGAGGGCAGCACTGCCTGGAgctgttcccctgcccccctccctgagcAATGAGAGTCTAGCTAAGgttagaaaaagaaacatttatagTCAAACAGCAGCCCGGGGGGGGCCACACACAgcactccccctctccctgcacaagAGCCAGGGCATGGCTCCCCAGCCTCCAGCACCCCATGGGCCAGGACACAGGCCTGCACTCAGCCCTGGCAGCAGTAGGGGGAAGATCGCATGTGCATGGCTTACCCCACACACTAGCCCATGGAGACCAGCTGGAGAGGGCAGATAAGCCCCAGCTACTGTCAGTGGggccccaggccagctcctgggctggcccccaggggctctgcctgctccttccccacttAACAAGCCTGGCTCCCAAAGTGCTTCacgaggaaggggggggggggggtgtgtgacaGGGCAAGGGGCCAGTAGCCCAAGGGCAGGCTGGCTCCACCCACTCCTGCCAATGGCCCAGAGCAgggtcctcccctccctgccctgggcagcagccagCTACTTAAAGCTACAGCACCCCTGCCCTGCTAGGAGCCAGGGccacccagccccagagcccaaggGGGAGGGATAGGGCCAGAACTCGGGGAGCCTGCTTGGCCTACAGGGACAGGAAAACTAAGGCAGCCGGGTGCCCTGGGtgaggggctgtgctggggggcacACGGCTCCAGCCCAGCAGCTCCAGGCTGGCCCAGGAATCTCAAAGTCCAGACCCCTCTGCCCGCAGTTCAGGAGTGGAGCAGGATCCATGGTGCCCGCTGGCTGCCCCCAGCTCAGTCGGCCTTCAGCCCCCCGAACACAGCTGAGGGGACgctctgctgctccagctgcacctctgcagggagaaggggagggtgggTCAGTGGTGAGCCAGCACCTAGCAGCACCTGCCTCCAGCCAGGAGACAGACCCAACTATGCCACAcccagtgcccagctcccatCCTCAGCCTAAGAGGGCAGGACATATCCAGCTACACTaggctcctcccccagccagcccccccagtCGCAGCTGTACaccccaccccttaccatcaGGCTCATTCTCCTCGCtctcatccccctcctcctcgTCCTCATCAATGTCAATCTCGTCGGGGTTCACCTGCCTGGAGAGTGCGGCCAGCTCACTGCGTGACGCATCGCTCCTACCAACATACCGGGGAGAGGGAGTGAGCCAGGGGCTAGGCACCAGGGAACCAGCTGCTCCAAAGGCAGTCCTGGGCCCCcactgtccccacccccatcGATCCACAGCTCCCCACATGGCTCTAGGCCTAAGACAGGCTTCCCGCAATGTGCAGGGGGCTATGGCTGGCTGTGCCCTGggtgccagccccagccagcagggaaggggtgagggcagcGCCCACCAGGGAGGGTGGTTGGGGGTTACGGGCTCAGCTGGCGAGAAGTCAGCCCAGGGCTGCATTGGCACTGGGCCCTGGGCAAGGGGCATATCAGAGCCATTGCTGGCTATAGGGCAGGGGAGCCAAGCCCCAGCATGCAGTAGGGCCAGGTGCCCAGATGAATGCTGGAATATGTATTCTCCACAAGCTGCCCCATGCACACAGACCTGACAAAGAGGATCTTCTCCTTGGACCGGGGCTTGTCCCGCTCTGCCTCAGCCGCCAGCTGCTCTGCCCGCTGCTCCAGCAGCTTCATGTCGTCCATGCCACTCTGCCCTGGCGCCAGGTCTGACACTGGAACCAGACAGCAGGGTGAATGCCAGGGACACCTCTGTGTGGGGGTACAGGTGCCCCCAAGGCTCCCACCATGCAGGGGGCGGCTTGCTTACCGGTGCCTGTGGCATTGCTGGAGACTTTGAGCATCTGCGAGGCCATGAAGTTGACCTGGGTGTTGTAGGTGGCTTGGACGCTGCGTTTGATGCGCAGCATCTCCCGGATCGTGTCTTCGTTCCCGTGCCGGATCTCAAAGTCCTTCCATGTCTGCCAGAAGGAGCCTgtggtctgggggtggggggtgagcccAAAGGGGGTGAGCCTTGcagtccccacccccatggcCTGTCCTACCCATCTCCCAGCCTTCTCTAGGGCAACTGATCCCTGTAGCAGGGCCCAACACCCACCTGGCTGGGAAACCAAGCCTAGGGAGCCTGGGGACGGTAGTGCCAGGGACCAGACTGTAGGGGACaatcccggccccagctcactcTGCCACCCAAAGTTCACCCTGGGACCCTTACCCGGGGGTCACAGATCTGTGAGCAGTAGGAGTAGATGGCCCGGGCCCGGTCGATCTCGCCCAGCTTGCACTCCATGTCGGCAAAGCGCTGGCACATCTCGCGGGCGTGCTCGTCTGACAGCACCTGTGGGGGAGACTGTGAGAGAGTGACCCTGAATCCCAccagcccccatccccactcctccttgaCCACCACCGGCCCTGACCGGGgcggatggatggacagatggaccTGACAGCATGCTCCCCTGAATGCCCTGCCCCTGACCCCACCTGTGGGTGGGGGAATCCGGATGCCATGCAGTGTGctccctgcaggctggggctcaggacaggCTCCCCACTCCGAAAATCCCGGGTTTGTGGCTTCACAGCCTTGGGGTGCAGAGTACCAGGGGTGAGGGGAGTGTTCGGGGTTTGGCCCGGTGCTCTCTGTGCCCATCTCTGCCGCCCAAGTGTCCCTGTTACTAGAAGGCAGCGCTGCCCTTTAGTGCTGGGACTGCAGACCTCAGCCAGCCCAcgcctctctctgcctgctggatGGGTCGAGGGCTCCTCAACACCAGCCCATgggatttgggtgcaggaggacgGGAGGGGTTTCTGCTACTGAATGGCAGGAAGGGGCCTAGGACAGCCCAATGCACTGGCacacagggtgggggcagtgctcTAGGCCCATGtgtgagggggaaaggggagaccTCTGCCAGCCCtaccccccacctcacctcaatGGCCTTCTCATAGATGCTACGGGTGTGGGTGACCCCATAGATCTCGGCCGCCCGCTTGATGTAGATGTTGTACATCTCGTACTGCTCCGAGGGCTGCACGGCCCGCGTGGCCCGCTCGTACACTGCCATGGCATGCCGCGCCAGCCCGAACTCCTCCTCCAGCTTGGCATACAACAGGTAGATGGCTGCGGGGACAGGGTGCGTCAGGGGCCGGCTAGCACGGGGTACGACCGAGGGCACTGGTACAGGGTCACCAGGCCACAGGGTGACTCGGAATCACATCAGAAACCTGCAGCATCACTGAGGCAGAGGCAAAGCTGTCTGACGGGGACGGGGGAGAGGGCCCCGCagaggggcgtgtgtgtgtggggggaacaaAGCTAAAGCCAGCTGGTGGGGGGCTGCGTACGGGGGCGCtggccctgccacagcccaggaTCTCAGGCCCTCTTTGCCACACAGCAGTCTGTGCTCGAGTCCACATGGAGCCGCAGGGCCCAGTGGGGCTGGGCTCCCTCATTCAGCATCCCACCCACAGGGCTCCCCTCAGCTTGGCGACAGGACTGGCCACCAGTATGGGTGGAGTCCTGGCCAGATAGAGCCACACGGCAGTTGATGCCAGGATGCCCTCATATCGGGGAGccaggaacccctgcccccacgTACTCTTGGCGTATTTCTGGGGGCAGCCGTCCAGTGCCTGCTCGAAGAGGTCACGGGCACGCTCCAGCTTCTTGCCACCATAGCGGTCGATGAACTTGGTCAGGTAGGTGTTCCAAATGTCGTACACGTTGGGCCAGCGGAACAGGGAGATGCCCCTCTCGTAGGCCTGCCGAGGGAGGAGTGTGAGCATGGCTGCCCGGGTCCCCCTGGAGCCCTCACATTTGGCGGAAGTTCCATGACCCCCCCCAGGAGCAATCgcagcctctccccccacccgcgATCTGCACATTAACCCTGTAATCCCCATGGAGCCACCTCAGAGCCCCTCtgacccagccagctctgcacccctccctcGCCAGGCAAACGCCTGCCAATCAGGGGCTCTCTGCCAGACCTGCCCACCAGTTTCCCctcacccctaccccagctctgCTTCTTGGAGCCCAGCTAAATCCCACCCTCCCTCGCCCTTAACAGTGGAACTCCCCTGCACCTTGAAGCTCTCCTCAAAGTAGGTGTGCTCCTCCAGGAAGAGGGCGTAGTTGATGATGATCTGGGGTGTGGCGATGCGCAGGTCCAGGATGCGGTCATACACAGCCTTGGTGGACTAGGAAAGAAGACCAGGTGGGCAGCAGTATTAGGTGGATTATGGTAGGGGCTGGCATGCTGCAGGGATCCAGTGGGCCCAGCAGGATGGACAGGGGCGGCTGAAGGCTGAGCCTGGTGCCATCCCCAGTGGAGTCCACCCCCCGCAGTTCCTCTGCCGGAGAGCAGCTAGGGCCTGGCTCCTTGGCCCGCTGCCGGGGACCTGGCCCCTGAGAAGGGTGGGTATCCTCACCTTGAAGGTGCCCAGGCTCTCTTCCAGGTCGGCCAGCATGGACCAGACCTTGAGGGACTTGTACACGCGGTTCTGGACGGGCTCTGAGGCGTCGAAGTATTCTGCTTTCTTGGCTGGGATGGCCGTGGCTTTCTGTGGGGCAAGAGGGGAGCACGCTCAGTGGGGCAGCGAACCCTGTGCCCAGGATTTCACGGCCAGCAGCACACAGGGCGGGGAGGGCCATTCAGGGACACATGACATCCCCTGGCAGGCGCTAGATAGGCAGCTTCTCACCATCACTCACTGAGTCCACAGCAAAGCATGGCCCACACTCAAACCACTAGACCGcctgcccctcccacagctggaagtggaacccaggagtcctggttcctgccccacccccacccctcccagagctgggagtggaatcCTGGAGTCTGGGCCTTAACCTCAAGATGTTCCTCTCTCCTCTACCCGCCCAGGACTCTCTAGCAGCCTAAGGGATGGTTGCCTGGCGCTTGCCCTCGTACCCCACATTGCCACTCCCATCAGCCCCCCTAtacccagcagggctgggctcaCCCGGAGGATGCGCAGGGCCTGGTCATAATTCTCATGGCGCAGCTCCATCTCCCCATACTCGCACCAAACGCAGGCTAGGTCGTCCACCTGCTTGAAGTTCACCTTGGTGGCTTTCTCAAAGATGGTCCTGGCCTGGGCAAGTAGACGGAGGCAGAATCAGAGGGAGCACAAGCTGCTCCCCACAGGCCCCGACCagcccactcccctgagctctggcaggaacccagcccctgctccctgcctggccccaggccagcctgctctcccccagccaaCCTGCTCCCCTGAGCTGTGGCAGGAGCCTGCCCCACTCCGTCTCCCAGGCTTCGGCAGGGGTCCAGACACAGTGCACCCAGCCAGGCAGAAATCCCTCCCTCACAGACCCCTCTGCCCTGGCCTTCCAGGGTTGGCATTAATGGGGATTCTGCGCAGACTCTCTCTCCAGGTGCTTGGGCGATGCTCCTGCCCAGTTTAACCCCCACTAGCAGCCACTGCTGGGATCATGAGTCCTGCTTGTGTGATGCCCCAGGATGAGGGTCCTAccaccccgcaccccaccctccCGATGGGTCCCCTcagccagggcagggagaggaggcagcTTCTCTTGGCTGTTCTCATTCCGCGCCCCCAGCAACACTCACATCCTCGATCTGCCCATTGTCCTCATAGAACTTGGCAAAGGAGacccagagtgtgtgtgtcttgCCGGTGGCCTTGAAGGGGTCCACGGTCTGCACGGCCTCCGTGTAGGTGTTGATGATCTGTGAGGGCAGGTGGGCGCCAGCGTTAGAtccagcaggaggagaagggcaTGCTCTGCTGAAGACCTTTGCCAACAGAGCTGCTACAGCAGGgcccacacagcccctccccgtgccccagAGGGGTGCCTTCTAAGGGTGAGGGTGGAGTTCAGTCTCCCTTGACTCCTCACTGGGGCACGTCAGTCTCCCTGGCGATCTCACAGAACCCAGTGATGAGGAAATGGACCGAGACCCGGCCACACTGCACAGGCACGCAATGGGAGCAGCTGTCAGTCATTCCCagcctggactggaacctgggccCTATGCCCTGGGCTTGAGCTTGGATCAGCACCAGTGACACAGCCCCTCGCCCtcgtcccctgccccagccgccgCAGCCAGATCAGAACCGGTGCCTGTAGCCCATTCCCTGTGCCCCAGCTGTTCTAATGCTCTGGGCTGCATTAACCagagccccatgtgccccacaccccagaggcagctgtaCCTCTGCCCATCTCCCCATTCCCCTGGGatgccaagggggggggggggggggcgcatcaGGATGAGAGCCCCAGGGTGAGTGTGTGGCCCCGGCATGCTCCCCCGGGGGATGGGCTGGCCCTACCTCTCGGGGCTTCCCCTCATAGAGCTTCACACGCTTGTGCCACTCGTGGACGTTATGGGGGTTCTGGCGCAGCAACACGCTGTTgagcagcagggggcgccgtgtgATCAGCTGCTCAAAGCGAGCCAGGCGCAGCTCCAGGTCCACATCATCTGTAGTGGGGAGAGGCACAGGCATATTAGCCACTGCCCTAATGTCCCTGCCGGGCCCCGGCCctccaggagtcctgagtcccagccccccatttaatgctccccactcccctcccagagctgggactcgaacccaggagtcccgactcccagctctcccactgggCCTAGCAGGGTCTTACTATCCTCCAACCCTTCTGAGCGGTCATTTGTGCCTCCCATAAAGAGCAATCAGCTGCCAGAGTCTGGAGGCCAAACGCAGCCCTGGTGTAAGTGGTGTAACTGCAGAAGTCAGTATTACCTCCTTGCCCCCCAGTGCCACACTTGGGGCTCTGCCTCCCCAGGCTGGCCAATCCCTGCTTAGGAGCGCTGCATGGTACCTGCAGGCGGGGCCCAGTCCCCCActcaccctcctcctcctgccccagctcagaggtgGTCTCCATCTTGGCTGCGATCATGCTCTCCTCGAACTGGGCGTAGCTGTCAAACACCTGGGTGAAATCCCGCACTGTCATCACCGTCTGGATGGCCTCCTCGTACACGTCCCGGGCCTGAGACACATGGCACCGTGAGCAAggccccaggctccctgccccacaaagggGCTCCCCAAGCTAGCTCCCAGGAGAGAAATGGGAGCTCCAGCCCCTCCACCCTGATAAGCCTCCAAAGGGCCCTTGCCCGGAGCTGAGATGCAGCAATCTATGGGGTGGAGGAGTGGATACAGGGATCCCTTGcctggcgctgagatgcagccaccggTGGGGGCTGTTTGGTCCCTTGCCCGGTACGGAGATGTGGCTGCTCCTGGGGTGGAGTGCAGCAACTGTTGTAGTAGAGaaagagagcctggagcactgggcctggtgcaaaATTTAAGGCCTCAACCCAaggctgtgaaccaaagtcaggccatgtattaaaGTAAATGCTCACAAGGTGGCTGTTCACTATATGAACTTGGCAAAGCTGTTGCTAGTGGAGGCCCTAGAtatttacaaaaatgtattttagaagGCTAGTACAAATACACAAAAAATTAGTACAAAATCAAATGGCTTGACAAATCAATCAATAAGAGTATTTTGTCCAAAATACGAGGAAAAAGGGGAGGTAACAAACGGGTGTCATAAAACACGACAGGTGCTGTGTaagttgtttgtctcagtctatagATGTCGGGGGACCTTGCCTTAACCCTTTGTGCggccaatcatagaatatcagggttggaagggacctcaggaggtcatctagtccaacgcccggctcgaagcaggaccagcaccaactaaatcatcccagccagggctttgtcaagccgggccttaaaaacctctaaggatggagattccaccacctccctaggtaacccattccagtgcttcaccaccctcctagtgaaacagtgtttcctaatatccaacctagacctcccccactgcaacttgagaccattgatcctcattctgtcatctgtcaccactgagaacagccgagctccatcctctttggaaacccccttcagggaattgaaggctgctatcaaatccccccctcactcttctcttctgcagactaaataaatccagttccctcagcctctcctcgtaagtcatgtgccccagccccctaataattttcactgccctctgctggagactctccaatttgtccacatcctttctgtagtggggggacaaaaactggatgcagtactccaggtgtgacctcaccagtgctgaatagaggggaataatcacttccctcaatctgctggcaatgctcctactaatacagtccaatatgccattggccttcttggcaacaagggctcactgctgactcatatccagcatctcatctgctgtaatccccaggtccttttctgcagaactgctgcttagccagtcagtccccagtctgtagcagtgcatgggattcttccttcctaagtgcaggactctgcacttgtccttgttgaacctcatcagatttcttttggctcaatcctctaatttgtctaagtaactctggaccctatccctaccctccagcatatctacctcccacagtattcttgccagcaagttaaagaagtgtgggctggatgaatgaactataaggtggatagaaagctggctagattgttgggctcaacgggtagtgatcaatggctccatgtctagttggcagctggtatcaagtggagtgccccaagtgtcagtcctggggccggttttgttcaatatcttcattaatgatctggaggatggcgtggattgcaccctcagcaagtttgcagaagacactaaactgggaggagaggtagatacgctggagggtagggataggatacagagggccctagacaaattggaggattgggccaatagaaatctgatgaggttcaataaggacaagtgcagagtcctgcacttaggacggaagaatccaatgcaccgctacagactagggactgaatggttcagcagcagttctgcagaaaaggactgagtggttacagtggaca containing:
- the XAB2 gene encoding pre-mRNA-splicing factor SYF1 isoform X3; amino-acid sequence: MPELEETPVAAGGGKPDLFFEEEDLQYEEEILRNPFSVKCWIRYIEFKQNAPRHVLNLIYERALKELPGSYKLWYNYLKQRRKQVKNRCVTDPGYEEVNNCHERALVFMHKMPRIWLDYCQFLMDQCRITRTRRTFDRALRALPITQHHRIWPLYLKFVRLYPLPETAVRVYRRYLKLSPENAEEYIEYLRSIDRLDEAALRLATVVNDERFVSKEGKSNYQLWHELCDLISQNPDKVKSLNVGAIIRGGLTRFTDQLGKLWCSLADYYIRSGHFEKIINTYTEAVQTVDPFKATGKTHTLWVSFAKFYEDNGQIEDARTIFEKATKVNFKQVDDLACVWCEYGEMELRHENYDQALRILRKATAIPAKKAEYFDASEPVQNRVYKSLKVWSMLADLEESLGTFKSTKAVYDRILDLRIATPQIIINYALFLEEHTYFEESFKAYERGISLFRWPNVYDIWNTYLTKFIDRYGGKKLERARDLFEQALDGCPQKYAKTIYLLYAKLEEEFGLARHAMAVYERATRAVQPSEQYEMYNIYIKRAAEIYGVTHTRSIYEKAIESPPQVLSDEHAREMCQRFADMECKLGEIDRARAIYSYCSQICDPRTTGSFWQTWKDFEIRHGNEDTIREMLRIKRSVQATYNTQVNFMASQMLKVSSNATGTVSDLAPGQSGMDDMKLLEQRAEQLAAEAERDKPRSKEKILFVRSDASRSELAALSRQVNPDEIDIDEDEEEGDESEENEPDEVQLEQQSVPSAVFGGLKAD